TCTGCTTTTTTATCTGAAAAGTTTACAAATCAGATATATTTGAGATGCTTTCTTTTTCCCCTGAATTTGAACTTCAATGTATCCTCTTTTTGTGcagtaatgttttttttttttaactagaaATTATGATATACAGCACTTCCACTCAGTTGagcaaatcaaatcaaatcaaatgagAGAAATGGTGTGGGTCTCACTAAGGCTGTGATTCTGTGAATCTCCTTTGTTCTATGGTctcttaaaatttgatttttgcaTATTTATCATGTTGAAAAGGTCTGAAAAGGAAAAGCAGTGGATTAGAAATAGATCACCATTTACTGATGTATAAGTCTACCATTTCTGTTTCCCTGTCCCTACATTGTTCATCTGCTATTGAGGAGGATTGCTAAATGCATATCCTTACTTTTTGTTAGATTAATTGTAAATTTATTAAGGGACTTTTCTTGCTTCTATTTCCATGTGATATTCAGCAAGCTGTCAGTTCCCACCAACTTACAATATATTGAAAGGGTAACAAGTGGCAAACACCCAGATATCTTTTTGCTTGTGGGTAAAATTCTATGTTCAATAATTGGATATTCCAATCTCTCCTCGTCTATAAAACATTGCTGTCTTTTCTGGCATTTCTTGGATCAATTAACAAGAAATAAATATGATGAAGACAACTTCAACACATTCTCTCTGTTTCTTTCAGCAATTTTCAGAACATAAATCCACATCTCTGCATGTCCTGATAAGCAGCAATCTGAGCACATGAAAGCAGGAAGaaactagagagagagagatgatgAATGTTCTTAGAACTCTCCAAAAGCCTCTGCCTCCTCACAATAATGCTCTCACTGGAGACCTACTGGAAGATGAAGAACATGCTTCTGATCTTACATCCACATATGGCCCCATCTGCATCttgtttatatatattcaaGGTTCACTTTCTACCGTTCATTCATGAGGAAATCAATGATTGAAGTCTTCTTACATTATATTTGAGATTGAGAAGCACAGTGAGATTGGAGAACTGCTTGAGATATGGGGAAGTATCATCGATGGTTTCACAGTTCCACTACTCTTAAAGTGGCTGCGTCTTCCTCAGCCTATTCAATATAGAAACCAAATGAGAATATAGAAACAGCTTTGCTACTATATAAAATAGCCGGAATGTGCATCCATACTCTGCATTGTTCTTGTGCTGTTTTCCCTTAGACGTTTCTTGAGGGTGCGAAGCTGGGTTGAGAGGTCCTCCTACACTAAAATATCAGATGTTTAGGTtgaagaatgaaagaaaagcaacataAATATAGCACGCAAACAAACAAGTAGAAAGCTAATAATTGCTTACCCGTGCAACAACTGCTGCATCTTTCTCCAAGGCAACATCCTTGAGCGCTTTTGTTAAAGATGGTAGAGTATTCTGTTCCTGTAAATCACaaccgaaaaaaaaaagaacagaaCAATGAAGTTTAGTTCAAAAATTCATTTGCCAAACATGCAGTATGAATGGGAGGGGAGGAAAAGAATCTGTAGTGATTCATTCTCAATATCTTTTGTATGAATCTGAAGCAGTGGGATAAATAATGTGTGAGCTTGATGGGCATTATCTAAAAGTCCTTCATTGGTTAACTACAAACACAATACATATAACGAGCATCATACAATTATACATTCAACAATAAAATCTTGTTGCTTTCCTCCAGATCTGCATTCTTTTTCTGCAGAACTTTCAGCTGAGATACTAATCCACTGACGTTGTCTGCACAAGCCATTCAAGCTATAAAAATATACACACAAAAACGCTAACATGATTATGTCCATTGCTTGgctattcaaattaaatttctttGCAACCAATACAAAACATGCTTAAATAACTGAAATAATTTCTTTTCATGTGCATGTAAAAGCCCATAATAATGGCTTAATTACCACGAGTAAACTATTTAACAAAAAGCTTAAAGCATGAACCAAAAATCCTAATGCTTTCCTTCTAGTTTTCTCCTACATTGTCACATCAATGAAATGATATATCACATTTCTACACAACTAGATCTGCAGACACTTTATAAGAAATACCATCAGCAATCATATATTGAGGGTGGATGGTCAGAACAGCACTTTTCAAAAAAACACCAGGAAaagcaatttttttaattttttttgttattactATCatgtcaaaaataattttaaattaacttttaagATTTTCTTACTATTGTATTTAAGAAAATCCCCTCAACCGCAGCTCCAAGGAGAAAATGTCCCACCTCAGAGAGTCTGTTTGTGCTTTCTGAAATTTTTGTTCCTATATTATCTGCcgaaaaatatttgaaaagattaaaaaatgACAAAATAAATGCATCAATCGAAACCAAAATACTctttagaaaagaaataaacCATTAGCGATTGGAGCTTTGGTGAGATATGGTCCAGAAGACGTTCTGTTCAATCTCTCAGCTGCTCTCTTTTGTCTAATCTCTTCCAACTGCAAGGCACCATATCCactcaagaaaaatgaaaatgagattacgttaaatattaatttaaagaaaaaaaaaaacacggaTGCATCATGCATGCGCGCATGCAGATGGTGATTACTGATTAAATGAATACCGTTCGTCGAACTAGAGAAGCGTGACGAGCTTCCATGGCGAAGAGGAATGCGAATTCCGATATATTGAATTTTCTCCCTCAGTTTATTCCTGAGACCTCGATTTGGAATTTTCTCTGGCAGCACAAGATTTCCCTCTAAAAGGAGGGAGACTGAATAAAAATGGAAACTACGAAGCCTATTTGAAGATTTTGTGCAGGTCATGGGACGTCCTCGTCTGGGTGGTGTAGTTGGTTATCACGCTAGTCTCACACACTAGAGGTCCCCGGTTCGAACCCGGGCTCAGACATTTACTGTTTActtttggaaaattttttttttcaaatataaaataattattaataataattcataaaattataGGAACTGTAAGAATAAGAAAACAATGACACCCATCTCATTCTCGCCCCAATATGTCCATCTTATGATCTTCCTAAAAaaacatgcattttttttttatataataacaacaataataatatttaaatctagtaatattaattttctttattaaaagtaatgcaaataaaaaaaatcaatgagaATACTCTTgcaattatatatttatcttatatttatgaatttttttaattacattagctttcaaacaaaataaaaaaaattattaaaaaatataacaaaaaggCAAAAATGGAGTAAAAGAAACATTAATTGGCAATGATTTTAATTATTCTATATAGCTTTACATGTAGCTAATAAGAACAAGATGATTATAATTTGATAATTGTTTACTATGGTTGATGTAAGAGGTTAGTATTTAGttagtttgatttaaaattaaattaaacggaataaattaaaaattaaaattttaatatttataaaattaaattaaattaaattggtcTGATTTAATTTGGTTCATTTCAGTTTAATtgattagattttttaataaattttttatttttttataccttatttttatattttaaaatctaattaaaatattttaattttaattataatctaatatctctgtattatcaaaaataatatattattatcactaatatcagtttgatttttttgatttttttttattaaaactgaactgaattaaaataattaaaatttttataattaaaaatcaaaacgtattcaaataaataaaaatttaaattaaaattttaaattaattcagttggaTTATAGGTTCAACTAAATACGGCTGATTCTTAAATATAGAAGAGTATGGAGACATGGTCTCCCCTGCACTTGCTTCATTCTCCGACAATGTTAAAGTCAATCATTCATGGATTTCAACTTCTAAAGGAATCTCTTAGATTTTTAACTTTAACTTCCACCCCCCCTTTTAACACTTTACAGCCTGTAGATATCCTTTCCAAATTCTCACACAGCTAATCTAAATTTGGCCAAGCATCTTTCCACGTTCATTGATTAGATTTAAATGGGTAAACAAAGCAAACCAAACCGAGATTTGAATACTTCAAATTtgattctttaaaatttttttagtattactcattttaaattcgagtctaaatattaataagttcacatttaattcatttaacaaaTGAATTTAGACGAGTTAAGTTTTTATCGAGTTTGGTCTCCAATAGTTTATAAAGAGtacaaagaatttaatttatttacatgtatataatttaaaattaataaatttaaaattaaataattttagttaaataaatatatatacaaattagcTCGTAAACTTAAAAAGATAgcttttaaatcttaatgattTAAGTATATGTAAGTTTTAAGAGTATAATTAGATTATACAGAGCTgaattttaaagaatttaagtttagctcattaaaatatatgcatgatttgagtttacttctcttataatattaatttcagTCTGTTTAACGAGACGGTTTATAAGTATATTCGCGAGTTTGCTCATAAACTCGAAAACAAACCGAAACGCATGAGTTTTAATGAGTCGAATACTATATACTTCAAGTTTATTACTAAACGAATCCAAAAATTTAGTTCGAGTTtaactcatttaaaaaatcgaatcaagtCCGGTCAATATTTTATCGAGGTAAATTTCGAGTAAGTTACAAACAATTTGACTAGTTTATAGCAGTAGTTAGATCCTTATTTGTGTGGGGCAGGGTAAATCAAGGCTTTCAACTCTTGGTTATTTGTATTATGGTCCAGCAATAATTCCTTGATTTGGTTCATCAACAATGCTTATTTACCACGCAatcataacaattaataattaaaaattaaggaaCCCCTTTTATATTTGCTTGTGCTTGTGGAAGAAACAAGAGTGGAGAGGGAAGTCTGAATTAAGCTAGCTGCCTTATTGTAAGTCTGCAAGTATGAGAAGTTGTGGTCAGATATGTTCCTGCATCCCAGGTCTTAAGCGCAAAGAAAGCAAGAGTGAAGACTCGGATAAATCTTCCCATCGTAAATCTCGTGCAAAGGACGAGAAGAAAAGGGATTTTTCTACTGGGATTCCGGGTGATCACAGTACAGAAGGCAGCAGCCATCAGGGAACCACGACTGCTTCCAGCAATGATGCCATCGGAGTAGCTGCGGTAGCAGTGCATGTGTCTGCCATGGAAAGTAGCGGCGGTGATGGGTGATGCTACGTTTCAAAAGTGGATGAATTATCTGTTGGCTTTGTTTCTTGTTTGCTTGTTACTATTGAGCATATTCTTTGGTTATTGCTCCCTTTTTTTTACCCTTCTCCTCTTTTGGATTTGAGATTGCTTTTTGATTAGCCATAGTGGATCTGCGACTGTAAGCTgacatttaattatttgatggAGATGAATTGTGTGTTTGTATTTTTCGTTGTTGATTTTCTTAAGCAGATTCAAGTTCTCAGTTGGTCATTCTTCATATTCATTTGGATGTTGTGAAATGATGAGGAGAGGAGAGGTAGCTAATTCCCTGCAACAGCACTGAACTAACAGCTAATTAGAGGAAGAAGCAGCAAATACCTTtataagaaatataaaaaatttaataattaatttttacattaactaatataaaaaaatttaaaatgcccTGTACTAAAATgttcattaataaataaatatctgaatgactaataaataaattttttaaaattatagaaattaaataataaaatatttaatagctaaaattaatgaaaaattaattaataattttttaaaaaaaaattaaaaatattttaatatattttttaaaataaaaagttaataaattttatcatattataaaaaattaaataatattttttttcttttatttacctTTTTAAGTAGGGCAGTATTTCAattcattatatttaaataaacattttaattgaaatcttttttatcttaattttaattaaaatttaggatatttaataatttttttgatttgcgtgatgaaattttaaatgataaaatcgAGGGCGTTGGAGCTATATATTATTAGTTgtacattttattttctcaatgCATTTTATGGgataaaatcatttaattacattagcttttattttctcaatgcattttttgttaataataatgacaataatactatttaaacttaataatattaattttctttattaaaaacaaaaaaattccAATGAGAATACACTTGAGATTATATCGTTTATCTTAtattatgtaaaataaattgtatatttatgaatttttttaactatattaattaGATACATACATTACCTAAATGTAAGaattacttaaaaatattttttaattaaaatattctctttgttattttatttgtcatttagaaattttttattttaaataaatgatattttgtaattttaatagttaattaaatatgtttatttttcttttaagtagGGTAATATTTCCATTCATTATATTTGAATAGATATTTTAACCGaaacaaaatatattttgtattttaattttaattaaaatttattatatttaatatttttcttaattgatTTGGGTaaagaaattttaaatgataaaatcgTGGGTTTGGAGCTATATATTATTAGTTGcacattttattttctctcatcttCCATGAAAGTCTGATaatatctaataaaaaataaaatataaatttttatttaaaatcaataaaatgatagattttatttattataattttaaaaaattaagttgaACGACTATTTCAAATAgcgtttaatttgatttttttaaatgatgatAAAGAAAATGTGTCGTTTCActtattataaagaaaaaaatgttGTATACTATTTtgctatttattaaatattgatgaccgctggattttttTACAAGATCGAGCCTATAATAGCAGCCCACAATTAGGAGGCTCTTAAGCCCCCGAATAAGTCAGGTTCAACTCGTCCATCCTCCGGATCGGACTCCTATTTAAGTCACTCACTCAGACTGGCCCAGCCCATTTATCAGCCTTAAAGCCAGCCCTTTCTTAGGTTTTGGTCATTTTCCTTCAAACCCGGTCACAAGAAGAAAAGACTGCGGGTCCAGTCATTTCGCAGCCATGTCCACGCACGCGCCGGAGGGAATTAAATGCTTGCCTGATACAAGGAGGGACATGGGGTCACTCCTACGTACGGACCTACACCAGGGGTAAGTGGTCCTATAGCGGAGAGGCCATCTTGCATGAAGGGGAagaaaaaggataaaagggaggagatactctcctctaggactaaatttttctaaattcaCAAAATCCTTGTAAAAtactattttctggatctcatatTATCAAATACTATTAAGAACTCTTATTTCTTTAGACAAGACTAAGGAACTTGTGAACAATACGGATCATGATTATTATAGAAAGTTTGCTTTGCCCTCTATGCACCCAAGTTGCAAGATGCTCCAACAGTTGGAACTGGCAGGTAATCTTTTGGGTGAGCAGCAACCTTTCCAGTATTTCTTTTCTCATCGATTATTTACTTAAACTAAATACATAATTTGACACTTCATATTTACACTTAAAGCTtttgattattaaattttttatatttgacttttataaaaagtaattatttaactactaaattttataaaatataattatttaattttaaaattttaaaatatataaatcattcgtatttaattaaatagttatatttttataaaagttaaacGTTA
This sequence is a window from Manihot esculenta cultivar AM560-2 chromosome 4, M.esculenta_v8, whole genome shotgun sequence. Protein-coding genes within it:
- the LOC110612917 gene encoding uncharacterized protein LOC110612917; the protein is MEARHASLVRRTLEEIRQKRAAERLNRTSSGPYLTKAPIANDNIGTKISESTNRLSEVGHFLLGAAVEGIFLNTIEQNTLPSLTKALKDVALEKDAAVVAREDLSTQLRTLKKRLRENSTRTMQS